TTGTCAGCCATATCTGTCTTAGTAGTTGTTTCTGTAGTTTTGCTGTTAGGTCTTTTGGTTTTATCTTGTAGACTGTGATGGTTAGTCTTTCTAATGCTTTTCTTGCATGGCCGTTGTATTTCTTCTTTTTCTTCTTGTTGGTGTTTTTGAATAACCCGAAGAAGTTGAGTGTCTTTCTTAGGCCCCATCGTGGGTCAACGTACATCATAATTTCCGCCAAAGCCTCCTGTGTTAATATGTGGTTTTCGCCAGAAATCCCCAGTTCGTCGACGAGTATGCTGTAGGCTGGGTATCTCCTCTCAGCCTCTTCTACTATCCTTTTTGCCTGTCTATGGAGCTTCTTCTCAGTGATTTTGACCATGTCGAGGAGGTCTTCTCTCTCGTCCCCAGAAGCAGCCTCTAAACGATTCTTATACTGTTCAAGTGTCTTCTGGAGACTTCTGAAAGTCGAGGCCTTTTTACGCATTATCAGGTAGGTTTCGTCCACCTTCTTAAACCACTTCTCCTCAATAGCCATCAGTGTTTTTACATCAGCCCTAGCAGACTTCGACGTAATCCCCAGCTTATCCCTCATCTTCTTAATCAATGTGAGCCGTCTGAGGTAATAGACTTCAGCGCCTCTTCTAAGAAGCTCAACGAAACCATCAGTGTGCACCACCGGAATAACATCGACGAACACTTCGTCTCCCGGGCCTACTGGCATCTCAGTCGGAGAATCGGTATGTTTAAAGGTCTTGCCGTCAGTTGTATAAGTGATGCGGTAGCCGGAGTCGTCTTTCTTTCGGTGGATGTCTGCGTAGAACCTTGTCATCTACACCACCTTTCTGAACACCAACACATACTCATGCCACAGGTCGTGTCGAGTATCCCCTGAAGTGGCTTAAGAATTTTGACGACAGGGTTGCTGTCTATGATTTCTCGGAGAGGCTTGGAAAGATTAGGGTTAGGGATGTTGTATATAAGGAGGAAGAGGAGATCTCTGTTAGTGAGATTGGCTCTCTGTTGAATGGTTTTGAGCCTGTTATAGCTGATGTCAGGCTTTCCACCGAGACGCTTTTATCCACTTTAAGGATGTTTGAGAGGGATTTTGACTATGTCATGTTCTCGTTTAAAGATGGTGTGTTATCTATTAGCTCTAAGCTTGAGTATGAGGAGAAGTCTCTGGAGAGGTCTTTAAAAGTGTCTGGACGGGGAAAGGTGGATAAACAGTATTTCGGCCTCCATTATCTTCTTAAGTATTTAAAGAGTATAGATAGAATGGGTATAAAGGGGATTAGGCTATTATTCAGCGAAGGGCCTCAAGAGTTTAGTAAAGACTCTCAAAAGAATAGCCCAAGGCCCATCATCATAGAGGGTAGGATAAAGGATATGGAGATAACACTATACCAAGCACCAAGGAGAATAGAAGAATAAAAAAAGCATAGAATAAAACGAAACCTATGCATGAAACCTCATAACTGGGATAAATCGTGAAAGCTTTTCCACAATAGTCTCAGCCACAGCATCCACGGGCTGCTCACCGTCGACCACGACAACTCTCCGAAAATCGTGCAGAACCCTGCTGTAGGCGTTTTTCACCTTTCTCAGGAAAACCATGTTTTCGTATCTCTGGGATTTTTTCCTAAGCCTCTTTAGCGCAGTCTCGGGGCTTATGTCTATGTATACGATGATGTCGGGTTTGACGGCGAAGCGGTTGACCTCGTATACCCAATTCCGTAGACCCAACGCAGCCGATTGATAGGCGAGAGAAGATACGACGGAGCGGTCGGAGACGACATAGACACCCGATTGCTTGGCTGAGACAATTTTTTCCCTTAGTGTCAGCCTGTCGGCTGCGAATAGAAGAGCCAAGACCTCCTCAGACATGTTGACCCGTTTCGCCAAAGCCTCTCTGATAAGCCCGCCTATTTTCCCGTCGGTAGGCTCGTGGACATTCATCACCCTAAAACCATGTCTCGTCAACTTCCTTGCGAGAAGTTTCGCCTGTGTCGTTTTTCCCGCTCCATCTATTCCCTCCACCGCTATGTAGAACGTTTTCAACGGCCCAATCTTTTTTACGCAAGATTTAAATGCGGACCAACACGTTTTGCGCCATGGTTCGCCGTCTGTATAGTCACGAGGTGACTGAGGGGCCTGAGCGGGCTCCTCACCGTGCTATGCTTCGTGCTGTGGGTTTGAGGGATGAGGATTTCGGTAAACCCTTCATCGGAGTCGTCAGCACGGGTAACGAGGTAACGCCTTGCAACCTACATCTCACGGATTTAGCCAAGGAGGCGAGAAGAGGTGTTTGGGAAAACAACGGTGTGGGTATAGAGTTCACTACTATCGCGGTTA
The sequence above is drawn from the Candidatus Caldarchaeum subterraneum genome and encodes:
- a CDS encoding dTMP kinase, with protein sequence MKTFYIAVEGIDGAGKTTQAKLLARKLTRHGFRVMNVHEPTDGKIGGLIREALAKRVNMSEEVLALLFAADRLTLREKIVSAKQSGVYVVSDRSVVSSLAYQSAALGLRNWVYEVNRFAVKPDIIVYIDISPETALKRLRKKSQRYENMVFLRKVKNAYSRVLHDFRRVVVVDGEQPVDAVAETIVEKLSRFIPVMRFHA